tgtatagtttcaagagattgtcccggtatacaaagctattatatttatgtacatatgtacatatatttatattacagtttTTTGTCATCTGTCGGTCGTGAATTTACTGTTTCTTGAGAGGGttctttatttacttatttgaGGGGGTTCGCGGATTGAGAGTTGTCGGGCGCGTCTAGAATCTACGTTCTCGGGTaacaaacaaaagtaaaagaaatctgctaatttattctccattttttcgatccagaatttatcgtcacgttttattttatcaaaaatcaatccctttGGCGTCTAAATTATCAAATAGCACCACTTCCTACTCGTAATTTGTAGAAGACCTTGGAcctgatacatgtaattatgagaaagcTCTAACTTGGCTTTTCCACCgattattttcgtctcaaatatCAATTTTGTATCCCAAAAAATCTATCGAGTGAGCGTGGCAagcgagcaaaatttttaaacgttcAAGTGAAATCCCACAAAAAGTACTGATATCCCCAAACAGCACCTCTGGTGCAAAAACCTTCCGCCAAGTATATTAATGTGACAGCCACCCACAAaacagccacctacaaaactctcatcaaatcagatattacagccaagtataatttattcagaaactaatgatgattttgatgtactataattaattatgacaaaaaaaaaattgaaatcaaaattgaaattgaaaaaaaaaaattttttattgaaaaaaaaaatggagataGTGGTACATGGCGGGCCTTTTCAAAACAGgcacaagaaaatacaagtcgagCTACATACATAATCgctatataaacatgggcCCGCCAAGTACTACGTACtccgatttctttttttatcaaaatttttgttttttttctttcaattttaattttgatttcaatttttttttttcgtcatctttagttatagtatatcaaaatcatcattagtttcttaataaattatacttggcagtagtatctgatttgatgacagttttgtaggtggctgttTTATAGgtaatgtatgcatgtatgattaccccagaattacgtcaagtttatttctgAAAACAAAACGCGCGTATTTTAGTGGCCTCATACGTACGCGCTGTATTCACTTTGTGTGGAAAATTCGGCCAGATACCTTGTATATTTACCTTTAATACTTAGGTAGTCACAATAAGTGATGAGAATATTCCTTATGATcgacaaagtgtaaacactAATGCAAATTGCCGAATAGTGATTTTGATCATTTGACCTGAACATgtaacaaattgatgacataTTTTAGCGACTAATGCAAACCGGGCTAGTACCACACGTCACAATGGATtctagtttatattttcgtatgtataaaaaacttgagaataaatttatactgCTATTATGAACAGCAATATCGGCTCTTGAAAGTACCTTCTTAGATAAGATCCCTGCGATTGTTCGTACACAAGTGATTAAATCTCGAAGTCGGAGAGGATGCGAcatcaatcatataaataattcaatttacctaattttttcctgaaatttgcCGAAATCTTTGTGCCAGGTCGTTTCTTCTTCAAAAACAGGTTCCTTCTCTTCTTAGCCATCGCGGGAATAAATACTAagtcgaaataataaaaaaacacggtggaaaaacacaaacaaaaaaaaaagcgcgGAACACTATCCACGTGCCGACCGACGAGGATTCGAAGGAGGGGGATTGTAGTGGGGGGGTTTCAGTCTACTCTCCTCGCCTGTAATTTGCATGGTGGCCGGCCAACGCGGTCGTGGCGCTAGCAGCCGCCCACCTTTCgcgcgaaaaatttgctgttttatgcttcgcgattttccttctcatttcctcatttttgaagataattaggttctcAGGGAATCACTTTAAAGATGAAGAATAGATCTGTGCCGCCTGTTTTgccgaatttcgaaaaaaaagtcactGTCCACTGTGTTTCACTTCAAAGATAACGTAGTTTCAAGtacgtttttcgcaaatctgaaagcgaaatcgaaaattcggcaaaagAGGTGACATagatctattctttatcttcaaaatgacccccTAGGAACCTAATTACCTTTAAAAAtcaggaaatgagaaggaaaatcgtaAGTCTCTGTTCGCGCGCGCTCTTCGAGgcataggcaacgcccttaattgaaaattgaacgtagagtgtcgagacgagcgatgattctgattttcgtcgcgctgctgtcacgtgattcttcctcaaattttcgttattataATTGGGCCAGCAGGTCACGTAGGTCGGGTCTATaggtaggcggcgataatccctcgttgtttgttttcttcttcttcgatgacaggtatcgaggtatcgggacgtcggacgGTGGTCGGAGATATTTTCCCTCAGCTGTGCGGTGTCGTTGGTAAGAGGGGAAGTCGTACCACTCGTGTGTTGTTATATTGAAGTGTGCGAGAATATTGCGTTACCAATATCTTGGACTTGCGACCGATTGTACTTCACTCCTTGCCtgactggtactccccgttgtggCTATTTCgttggcgctgcatcccggcacTCGCTCATCGGAGCCCTTATGCcagaacgatctggtggtaaTGGCCCTCGACCCGGATCGCCACACtaatccaccagatccacgtggtcagcatagtctagcctattccacgccacagcccttcgataggacggttTATTAGgagaaaaccgtcctctatttgatagacaacgacttagtagatgtcgTGGTCGGTTCAGCCTCAGGCTGAtgagtatcgtcgacgggaggctttgttgtgtttttgacgcacagccctgtacgccgtcTGGCGATTCATCCGAGCGGTAAAAGCATtgattcgtggttcggctcctggccgataagtctaaAGTAGTTGGAGgtactgtttgtgcatcacgcacgaccctgttcacaacttagataggcatccatcgggagtggctTCAGCAATATTCGTTCGTCCGTAGTTGGTGGTGGTcggtgttgagctggtacgtgacccctgtcaggaaATGTCCTGGTATCTCAAAGCGGAGATCTCGTAGTCGCTTCTCGTAGAGCGTTACAAAATGAGAAGATATGATAGAATTAGCTTAACAACGAGAATTTCACTTAAAGACAACTAGTCGTtctttttggagtattggcctcagacgtgctttcattatttttaatgatattCTGTAAGTAGGGAAGTGCGATAGTTAAACCATGTGACGGGATatgaaataccacgtcacaatacatatatatatatatatatatatatatatatatatacgaatatgtatacatatattatatgcatgGTATATATTGCAtatgaatacaaaaaaaaattcacgtctttttgaatttgcctgaaaaaaaatattgactgGGGTCACTACTCCCGAACGCTGTTGATCTTGCGCATATGCGAAAAGTCGTCAAATTCAAGTCCAaaagtctgaaaaaatatacaatgcGTACAAACACGAAAGAAATATGACATATAATTGGATTCTCtcgacaaaaaatattttagggGTAACTACCCTTGAACGCTATTAATATTGCGTTTACGCCAGAAAATAATCATATTTAAGtctaaaaatctaaaaaaaatatacaatgtatatgAACACGATGGAAATACGACATATATTCGGATTTCCTCTTAAAATAATGTTGTAGGGGATAACAACCCTTGAACACTGTTTATCTTACGTTTATTGAATTAAAAGAGAACATCgaagatattttattaccCTAGTAGAAATTTGATTAGGTCTTCCGTGCTACAGACTAGCACCTGATCAGGAAAGCCAAGTCTGGAATTCCTAGCCAGAGCCATGTCAGGCGCAACCGTGGTCAGCCGGTTCTGGATTTACTGATCCTGGGCCTGAGCAGGCGGGTCATTTTGAAGACTGCCAAGCTAGGCCCCGGTTCAACTGACAAGGACCCGACCAGTTGGGCTGAATTTAGTGCGCATGCGTgccaaatatatatatatgtttcgATATTCGCCGTAATCGTTATGTCATTTCTAACCTATATCGCAGTTGAACAGTGAATCCTGTCAAGAACAATCAACTGCATGGGCGAActcactttttattttattcataacgCATGTTTCACtataattgtaaatcaaagTGCAATGGAACCTTCTCATAAGCGTGCGGCCAACGAATCTGCGCGGcgcagaatgaaaaaatctcgAGCCATCCGACGGGCGATTAGCGAATTTGCATCAAATTCAAGTAGATTCGAATTTCATAATACCTAATTAAGGACTATAGTTACACAAGGAATAATAATCTTTTGTGTTCTTTCTGGAtgatatttcacaattttgcAGTGTATATCCGATACCACTTGTCCAGTTTTGCTCAGTTAATTGAATCGTCTTTCTTCTTCTGGACATTCTTTATCAATTActgcaatttaaaaatgatgatattattcaaaaatttccaggTCAAACAAATACATCTAAAATTATAGTATCTCATCTTTGGATAGTCAATTTGGGCCTCGGATCAATCCCAGCGAAGATAGATTATTTTACTTCGATTACTTTCCATAAGATATAGGAATCAATATGCATtgatcaagaatttttttatctcttcaGGTATATGTTTCATGAATCCGTTCCTATccattataatttattaaatttgaaaattggcttttcACTTCTTTTACTAAACTTGAAGTAAATATGTTGGTATTTcagttgttgtttttatttcatcaaacgTTTTTACACTTATCGCATGAAATAGATTATCGGggacaaaaacaaaactttaATCAGTCATGTTTTGTACAGAGAAATCTTTGTAGTCACCCATCGAAGCAATGATTAATAGATTTCTTGATAGTGACTACTCTCAGTGAACACATGACCTAGATTTGACATCACTGGTAAGTCATAGCtaagtaattaaaattttacgtaATGTTGACATACCAGTGACATTCTTTGTGACTAAAATATGATTACGAATAAATAACATCATTCTGACATCATAATGAGATCAATGTGTTCACTGggctatatgtatacagatttagaaatattaatttgtatacatattttcaaattgtcaATCACACCCCTTTTTACAAACTCCTGCagtatttgaaaacaaaagataagaaaaaaaaaaagaaaaagaaagtggTGGCATACCTGTTGTTGGGACaatagtaaataaattatagtaGTTTTACTTAAGGAAATATCCTAGTGAAAAAGTCGATTTTTGTAGTACAAAGTTGTAGTATAAAAGGTCAGAGCTTTGCACCCATGCCCaagtttgtaaattttaaagTTTGTAGTATTAAGTGGCtagattttgattttcaacctcctgcgatgaaaattcagaaaacAGACCTCTTTGCAAGACTTCAAAGGGGTTCTGTGAAAAACTTGTTGCATCTCAATTTTCATCGCAGGAGGTTGGAAATCAAAATCTAGCCACTTAATACTATAATCTACAAAATTTTGCATCATGCTTTTGAAGATCTGACCTTCCGTACTATAACTTCATACTACAGAAATGGACTTTTTCACTAAGGTTCCCTCTTAAGAAACGAATTTACTTCAATctaatgataaaagaaaagaagctAACAAAGTATTTCGATCGGTTCTATAGAAGAAATGGATTTCACCCATGAATCCTCCGAAGATGAAGGTCACATGACACCGGAAGAAGACGACAGAGAAGACGAGCACAAGCAGGATCACGAGCAAGAGGAAGAAGGGTTAGACAACGAAAGCGAACAATTAGAAAGAGGAGAAGTAGAGGTAGAAGACGAAAGTGATCAAGAGCGAGAGGATGCAGAGGTTGAAAATGAAAGCGATCGCGAGCAAGAACTAGAAGAGGATGAGTTATACTATAGTGCAGAAGAGAACGATGTGGATGATGGTGTTGAAGAGGATGACAGTGACGAAGACCTCATCTCGCAGGAAGATGAGAATGAAGTTGACGAAATTGGAGAGCTGAGAAAATGGGCAATAAACTGCAATATCTACCAATCACATCTGGACAAGCTTCTATTGATATTAAGACAAAGATTATTGCCAGATCTACCTAAGTCAGcgaaaagttttctgaaaactacATCATCCATatacaatattgaaaaacttcaGGATAGCAATGGAGCTTTTACATCtgaatttgtatattttgGTGTTGCTAATGGCCTCAAAGCATGCATAAATAGTGAACTTCATGCCGATGAAACGATAAATCTTCAGATAAATATTGATGGGCTGCCTTTATACAGATCTAGTTCAAAACAGTTCTGGCCCAtcctttgtaaaataaatttcaatccaGATATTTATCAACCTTTCCCCATAGCTATATACTCAGGTGAAGAAAAACCAAATAGCGTAGATGAgtacttggaaaaatttatcgaggaaatgaatttattacaaGAGAATGGCCTTTTGATTGACGGAAGAacatttcaggtgaaaatccAATGTTTTATTGCTGATACTCCAGCTCGAACTTATATTAAATGTACTAAAGGGCACGGCGGCTACTGTGCATGTGAAAGGTGTACTGTACATGGTCAACGATGTAATCAGCGAGTGATATACAGCTCAATAGAATGTCCCGAGAGATCCAATGCTACATTTCGGGCTGCAGAACAACGTGAACATCATAATGGAATTTCACCGCTAACCCGTTTGAAACCTGATGTTGATATGATCACACAGTTTGTCCTCGATTTCATGCATCTATGTTGTCTGGGCGTCATGAAAAAACTACTCAACTATTGGTTGCAGGGTGATTTAAATATTCGATTGAGtcgattttacaaaattaaactATCCGATAGAATGAAACACTTAAGATCCCAAGTACCATATGAATTTGAACGAAAACCAAGGTCAACTTTTGAAATTGCACACTGGAAGGCAACggaatttagattttttctattatactGTGGTCCCATCGTgcttaaaaatattattagtTTACCATTGTACAAGCATTTCTTACTACTGCACGTTTCTTGTAGAGTATTGAGCACTGAAGCGCTGtgtttgaaacaaaagtaTACGGACGTCGCTAAACTTTATCTAAAAAACTTCTTCTTACTAACACGGGAATATTATGGAGCAGAATCTCATATCATGAACTTACACAATCTTATTCATCTAGTCAGTGATGTCGAAAATATGAAAGCTCCTATTAGTAGATTTACAGCATTTCCTTTCGAAAATCTTTTGGGGAAATTGAAGAGAATGCTGCGTTCAGGTAACCGACCATCAGCCCAAGTTTGCCGCAGAGTTCATGAATCATTTTtcgtgcagaaaaaaaaagtcacccTACCTCCAGAAGTGCAGATCTTAAAACAGGGTGCGGAAGATGCTGATGGTACTATTCCAATATCAAGACTAGAGTATCGAAGTTTTACCCTCACTACCGCTGCGCCTAATAATTATGTGCTTACCAATACTCAAGAAATagtcaaaattgaacgaatattCATGAGAGGCGAAATCATTGGAGTTAGTGAAAGAAAgtggagaaagaaaaagtcgCTGTTCACATACCCTTGTGATTCTAAAATACTAAAACAGTGGGAACTTGAAAAACAACCATCTTCAACCACACATATATACGATTTACAATCAattgaaagtaaaatgataattttaagccttaaagaaaacaatgaaaaattttatgcaatgCCTTTTCTTCATATGTGAAATTTGGACTGATATAATTACGGCAAACGTCGaagtaataatataaaaaatattgtgatgGCTACATCTTTGAATCTATTAATCTAATCTGTGATGTCCGAGTCGTTGATTAATAAGCCAAGATTTTAGTTGGTTAATATTGTACTTTGTTTAATATAACAATTATGCGTCGATGAGAGCACGCACTTGTGCCTGGTGTCGCAGCCTAATGGGAACATGTGTAACTATGTGACGTCATTAGCCGATCGGGACAAGTCGAATCAAGTCGAATAGACGCGCGGCGCACGTGTGGAGAATTATATACTCGTGATTGTTGGTTTTCGTGGTCGGAATTTCTCGTTATTGGTAGAATCCTACGTTCTTCGCGAAAAAGTGCTCAATTTTCGTCGTAATAACAGGTAAGCAggtcaataattataattttctcgtGGCATTATGTCTATAGTTGCATCTCATTTTACCAATAACATACAACTATTTATCGCATTACCAGATTGTATTCTCACAGAACCTATAAAGTGACGATATTTCAACACATATTATAACACAttcgtatttttctataaCCACAACGGTATTTTGAATACTTCTTGTATACACGTGTAGATAGACAACGGCATTCCTAACAataaagttataaaaatcgGGTTTCATTGCATGATCGCGCAAATCGCCACGTGGGAATTTCTCGCGTCTGGCTTCCAAATTCAACGCGATGGTTCTCGAATTCACAATTGTTCCATGTGGTGCATATAATCAGATTTGAAAAAGTCAGTTTTGCTGTTTTCATGTCTAGAAGCTGTTTTTTGAATATCTAATCGaaacaaattcatttttatatcattgTGTCCACTACAAGATTGGGTTGACAGgaaatatgtgtacatatgtattttaattttgcgGGTAATAttcgaaacaaaattcaattaatgtaattaatttgaCCAAATTACCGATTTATGTATTTCAGACTATTTCTTCCAACATGTCCAAAGTTGAAAGGTACTTGTATCAGCTagtgaatttcaaaaacactTCATCGACGCAGTCAAAATTATTAGATATTGACATACTTCCTTCGACGTGGATCACGTTTGACGTTGACAGTGGCCAATGTGTTGGCAAATTTATGCCGCCACCTTACAATGACGAACAAGGAGTAGCTGCAATGCACGACCTTGTGAAAAACTGTGCACCACCACCAAAAACTTGGCCCACACATCCGTTGGAGCTAAGAGGCCAAGCGAGTAAGTCAATCTCCATATTACATTCGATTTACATAATATGTCGATGGTTGACGGGTCCTAAGAAAACAGATGAAATGCGTCTATTTCCTCAGGACCCGTCGATATTATGAATCGGAATATTTGACCCAATTGCCATTAGACTTTCATGATATCGTTAATTTTCCAGAGACGTACAATAATGCATTGGAAAAGTTAGAAAtattaagaaaagaaaaatatgccTATACCAGTGATTCAGATAAAAGACCTGAGGAAACTGCAAAGGAACTAGAGCGATCATATCGCCCTAAAAACATCAAAATAGATGTAGTAAAGACTCAAGCTTTATTCGATGTGCCTGAGCTCAGTGACGAGATCATTGAATCTGATTGTTCTTCTGTCATGTGTAAGTACTTCATTTATGAAGTCATGATTCATTTGGGCAGCAACTCAAGCATATGAAGCTGAAGCTTAGCTTAAATTGCTGCCCTAATTTCATACTGTAAGCTTGTTCTACGATTCGCTTACGAGACTATTACATATTCTGAATCATGGTCGCATAGCGTACAATCTGTCAGCCCTCAGCTTCTCATGTGGTAGAGTATCGTTGATAGCTATTAACTAATATATAAGTGCTAAGCATAGTTCCTAGTCATAATTAACAAGGTGGACCTCCGTTGTGTTCCATTTGGAATAATCTTAATTGACCATTGGATTTAAAACCATGTAGAATAATTATAGGTAGAATAATTATAGAAGGTCAATGATGGTCAAAATTCAAGCAAGTTGCCCATGACATGAACCAATTACTGGAAAGTAGATAGGTTATGGCTATTCACAACATCTCCACAACTAAGGAACTAGTCAGACGTCATTGATCATTCTTTAGCTAAATGGAATTATATCCCACAGCTGCAGTTGCAGGCAATGGTTCAGACAGAAGTACTAAGAAAAGTTCTGTACGGCAGTCAAGAAACAGACTTTGGGAGAAAAAGGCACGTTCTCCAAGTGTCTCACAAGACTCTTCCGATTGCAACGATTGCAATGTACGTGCCTCATCCCAAGCCATCAATGCTTTGCCCAAAAGTGTGAAGCCAAAACCAGGTTCTAAGAAAGACTTCCCAATAAACCAAAGAGATATGAAGGGTAAAAAAAAGCGGCATTCCCTAAGTCCTTGCTCTCACTCCCCCGACTCTAACAATAGCAATGTGCGTGCCTTATCACAACCAATCGATACTTCGCCCAAAAGTCACTATCCAAAATCGGCACCAAAGAAAGACTTTCcgcgaaaaaaattagatatgaCAGGTAATTCgtttattgttgaaattttgataagaCAATCAAAACAACTCGCTATATATCTTTCTAGGTACGCAGAATAAATTGAAGTTTGTTCAATCCAAGACCCCCTCAACTAATGCTTCTTCCATTAGTTAACATCAAAGTTCACATAGAGCTAAAAATGTGGTACCAAAAAAATCACACTCGACAAGTGGTAAAAGTCATTTGCAATCATCAATTAATCAGAATTAGATAGTGTAATATTAAAAGTCAGAGAATTTATAACCTTTTCAGTAGCTGAAAACTATCACAAGTCAGCTGTGTTGCAAGGGATCGATGATGATACTGGCCCACAAGGTTCTAGTTCGTATTCGCCAACTCGTTCACAGAATTCCAAAAACCTACCAACACATCTGATAAGTGGACCACAATTGGCAAAAGGTCTCAGACACCACGTACTCATTATTACGGCTTAATCTCCCAAATTTGTGACTCGGATTTTATTCATGGTAGTATAATTTGCAATCCTATTTATTTTTAGATGAGAATATTGTAAGAATGTTAAAGTCTCTCAGCGTTGACGTACAGGATTTGGTAAAGGAAGTGCGATCCTTGCGCAATATCATTGAAGTCACCAATGGTGcccaaaatattcaattaccAGAAGAGATTGAAGACATGGAAATACCTATATCAAACATGGcgaaattcgtaatttttgacgaaaaattaaataaagagAATTCTGGATTCCGTAACAGAATGGTAAGTTTTAGTGATCGATAGTGGTTAATAAACTTATTATTGTACTTAGACTgaaactgttacatttcatttcGATACATTTTCCAGGCACGCTCTTTACACCTGCATATCGACCGGGATGGGGTATTGTCAAAAAGCATCAAGTCGATGCTTAAACACTACCTATCAAGAACACTACTATTGTTGTTCACTGCAGTAAAAAAGATAGAAGGCAAGGAAGTCTTCAGTGAGACGAACTTCTGTAAAATCATAATGGGTAATGATGTTGATGTTGTATTTGATAAGTATGTATCTTAAAAGGCTTTAAAGGATTTATTTGCGAAGGCTCGACTAGTTCAGTGGTTCACCTTTTGTAGTGTAGTCTGATAACAGTTATAATTTTCGAGCAGTCAAGTCTCATACATACGTTGCTAGATAAGGTGAAAGTAGAACCTGTTGACTTCGATTAAGTATTTGAAGATGAGGGTTTGTCCAATTATGCGAAAAATAACATCTAGCAGAATATAAggtacatttttgaaacttcaatCACTACTCTCGAGTGAACAATTCTTTGCTTATAAATCTAATAATTAGTGAAATTCTGCTTATTTTTGAGGCATATTTACAATTAACAGTGAAGACGAATATTCGTTTCACTTCCATAATTATTGCTTTTCCAGGAGTACTAAACGCACAGCACGCTAAAAACGGGAAATcaccaataaaaaaaagtgtatttTACAAACAGCTTGGAAATGTAATCAGCAACGCAATCGATTGGGAtggaaatcgtaaaaaaagaaaagaacgcCGAGAGGCTAacctgagaaaaaaaaataatgctataccagaaaatgaaaattcccTGCCGGAAAGGGACAATGCTAGCCCGAGGACTGACGATACCTTTGAGAATTCAGATCCACTTATGTTTGAAAACTGATGTTAATAAAACAACAGTCTGGTCTCAAGGACTTGCAAGAAAATCAAACCAaagtaataatgttcaaacttaaaaatattcgttgtTTAGAACGTATCGGAATACTAATTATTGCTAAAATAATACTGAAACTACATGTGATGTTAAAAAACTAGTCAAGTATTAATTATTGCTAAAATACTGAAACTAtacgtgattttaaaaaaactatTAAAGTATGTATTAATTATTGCTAAAGCAATAGTAGAGCTGTATGCGGTACCAAATGATAACCAAAAACTACAAATAATATTAAGATGCTACTTAATTGTTCGAAACAAGTGATATATTTATCATTAAGACAAActatatttacatatgtaaGGTTGAGCGGGGCAAACGGGGCAGCGGGGTATAGGGGACACGTCGtccaataaaaaaatccggaaattttagattttttttagattgacaatcttaaaaaaaaaaaaaatcatttcgtaaattttcaaaaaaaaaaaaatcattacaaacatatatttttaatttctgacatcatcgataaaaaatttacgatttttaaaaaaaatattttcaacgagattttcaattataaagaAACCTagaattttcggaaatttttttttatcggctgAGGTGCCCCCCTTTACCCCGCTCTCCCCTACATATcaatattcatattacactaatgtcaataaatataaagtaaataataaatatttgatattgaattttgtttctacattattttcattacccATCTAAATACTGGATTTAGCCGTGTAA
This genomic stretch from Neodiprion pinetum isolate iyNeoPine1 chromosome 6, iyNeoPine1.2, whole genome shotgun sequence harbors:
- the LOC138191121 gene encoding uncharacterized protein — encoded protein: MSKVERYLYQLVNFKNTSSTQSKLLDIDILPSTWITFDVDSGQCVGKFMPPPYNDEQGVAAMHDLVKNCAPPPKTWPTHPLELRGQAKTYNNALEKLEILRKEKYAYTSDSDKRPEETAKELERSYRPKNIKIDVVKTQALFDVPELSDEIIESDCSSVMSAVAGNGSDRSTKKSSVRQSRNRLWEKKARSPSVSQDSSDCNDCNVRASSQAINALPKSVKPKPGSKKDFPINQRDMKGKKKRHSLSPCSHSPDSNNSNVRALSQPIDTSPKSHYPKSAPKKDFPRKKLDMTGTQNKLKFVQSKTPSTNASSIS